The Leucobacter rhizosphaerae genome includes a region encoding these proteins:
- a CDS encoding C45 family autoproteolytic acyltransferase/hydolase, with the protein MSGDSATRSEQYGHLAATQIAIIRDGYERAFAAQGVSWAEATAQARGYLPAIETHLPDLVTELRGIATGSGLGFDEILTINCRTEILHRATVASVPTSTRIPGECSSFAFEGDRVSTGAAVIGQNWDWLAFLQPGTVILEVERPDLPNYVTLVEAGLLGKITLTASGLALGLNTLVTSLDGRADGVPFHCVIRALADSPHVAAALETVSRLPRASSGNYLLAGSDGAILNLETSPGGPRNVRPQVARDGALFHTNHFLDRVPDGFDLAPVGMSDSFVRFGRIERRLGSTAVPHPDAALRVALTDHVAAPNSVCCHPDPSSPEGAQWKTIASTILTPETATLEYTAGPPCESTWNRLDYAAFFT; encoded by the coding sequence GTGAGCGGCGACTCGGCGACGCGCTCCGAGCAGTATGGCCACCTCGCCGCGACCCAGATCGCGATCATCCGCGACGGCTACGAACGCGCGTTCGCGGCGCAGGGCGTCTCGTGGGCGGAGGCGACCGCGCAGGCGCGCGGGTACTTGCCCGCGATTGAGACGCATCTGCCCGATCTCGTGACCGAACTGCGCGGGATCGCGACGGGAAGCGGGCTCGGCTTCGACGAGATCCTCACGATCAATTGCCGCACAGAAATCCTGCACCGGGCCACCGTTGCGTCGGTGCCGACATCGACGCGGATCCCCGGTGAGTGCTCGTCCTTCGCCTTCGAGGGGGACCGGGTGTCCACGGGTGCGGCCGTGATCGGGCAGAACTGGGACTGGCTCGCGTTCCTGCAGCCGGGAACCGTGATCCTCGAGGTCGAACGACCTGACCTGCCAAACTACGTCACCCTGGTCGAGGCGGGACTGCTGGGCAAGATCACCCTCACTGCCAGCGGGCTCGCGCTCGGACTGAACACGCTGGTGACGTCGCTCGACGGCCGCGCCGACGGCGTGCCCTTTCACTGCGTGATCCGGGCGCTCGCGGACAGCCCGCACGTCGCGGCCGCGCTCGAGACGGTCTCGCGACTCCCCCGAGCGTCATCCGGCAATTACCTGCTCGCCGGGTCGGACGGCGCGATCCTCAACCTGGAGACCTCTCCGGGCGGACCCCGGAACGTGCGGCCGCAGGTGGCGCGCGACGGGGCGCTCTTCCACACGAACCACTTCCTCGATCGGGTGCCCGACGGTTTCGATCTCGCTCCGGTGGGCATGTCGGATAGCTTCGTGCGCTTCGGCCGCATCGAACGCCGGCTCGGATCCACGGCGGTTCCGCACCCGGACGCGGCGCTCCGAGTTGCACTCACCGATCACGTCGCGGCCCCCAACTCCGTCTGCTGTCACCCGGACCCGTCGAGTCCCGAGGGAGCGCAGTGGAAAACGATCGCCTCGACCATCCTCACGCCGGAGACCGCCACCCTCGAGTACACCGCCGGCCCGCCGTGCGAATCCACCTGGAATCGACTCGATTACGCGGCCTTTTTCACGTGA
- a CDS encoding polysaccharide deacetylase family protein: protein MTQWPNGHSYAATLSFDFDAEEVWVGENPANAAAPGVLSQGRYGPRVGVPLILDLLERHGITATFFICGRDALRHPDAVRRIIAAGHEVGHHGHSHISPTALTVDEEREELHQGLEVLRELGADVTGYRSPSWEFSPNTLDLLVEHGFGYSSNLLDHLLPYIHEHHDLVEVPVSWILDDAPHFWFANDTWEKTIRSPREVLDVWRPEIEGIASVGGHVMVTTHPMLIGRPSRLAMLEQVVEHLAETGAWIAPTRDIVAHTRAFGPLTLDVGGAR from the coding sequence ATGACTCAGTGGCCGAACGGTCATTCGTACGCCGCGACGCTGAGCTTCGATTTCGACGCCGAAGAGGTGTGGGTCGGAGAAAATCCGGCCAACGCCGCAGCGCCAGGGGTGCTGTCGCAGGGGCGGTACGGTCCCCGCGTCGGTGTGCCTCTGATCCTCGACCTGCTCGAACGGCACGGGATCACCGCGACCTTCTTCATCTGCGGGCGCGACGCCCTGCGCCACCCCGACGCGGTGCGCCGGATCATCGCGGCGGGCCACGAGGTCGGCCATCACGGTCACTCCCACATCTCCCCGACGGCGCTCACCGTCGACGAGGAACGAGAGGAGCTCCATCAGGGGCTCGAGGTGCTGCGGGAGCTCGGTGCGGACGTGACCGGGTATCGATCGCCCTCGTGGGAGTTCAGCCCGAACACACTCGATCTACTCGTCGAGCACGGCTTCGGGTACAGCTCCAATCTGCTCGACCATCTCCTGCCCTACATCCACGAACATCACGACCTCGTCGAGGTCCCCGTGTCGTGGATCCTCGACGACGCCCCGCACTTCTGGTTCGCCAACGACACCTGGGAGAAGACGATCCGGTCGCCTCGGGAGGTGCTCGATGTCTGGCGTCCCGAGATCGAGGGTATCGCCAGTGTCGGCGGCCACGTGATGGTGACGACGCACCCCATGCTCATCGGACGGCCATCGCGCCTCGCGATGCTCGAGCAGGTCGTGGAGCACCTCGCGGAGACCGGCGCTTGGATCGCCCCGACCCGTGACATCGTTGCGCACACCCGCGCGTTCGGGCCCCTCACACTCGACGTCGGCGGTGCACGGTGA
- a CDS encoding hydantoinase B/oxoprolinase family protein produces the protein MTAPHLIDAVTAEVASAALQSAAEEMGSVLKRSSYSPIIRDMDDFSCALFTADGDLVAQADYIPAQLGAMSLVVQSILERWRGRISEHDAFICNHPYQGAMHLPDVNVVIPIFLDGALAAWAGTAAHHIDVGGVNPGSEGPELTELYGEGVVMPPVRLSIAGVENEDLVALLTENIRDPLSTLSDLRAQRAACRLGEERVHELAALYGAPALREVMQRMLDSVESAVSRLLSALPDGVGEAEGALDDDGRGGPPTRIHARIEKRGSRLTIDLSGSDPQTAGAMNIPWASARAGLVYAVRCVVAPGLGSNDGLLRALDIIAPEGSVVNPRHPAAVSIRHNSCQRLADTLIRAMYEIWPDRAVASSTVTFFSFNVGSTHPRTDRPSVMADVVGGGTGATPTGDGIDGVDTYMSNVGIMPTEVVETNYRIRVRKTEFRPGSQGLGEFNGGLGLVREYEILDHPQHATFYAEQTDARFAPEGAGEGGPARPTIITVIGPDGAVLDRPQKTSRVLEPGTVVRVETAGGGGFGDPAHRSAELRSRDAREGRLGAPNLDDHRPASTGPVTKEA, from the coding sequence ATGACCGCACCGCACCTGATCGACGCCGTGACCGCGGAGGTCGCGTCCGCGGCGCTGCAGTCGGCCGCCGAGGAAATGGGGAGCGTCCTCAAGCGCTCCAGCTACAGTCCGATCATCCGGGACATGGACGACTTCTCCTGCGCCCTCTTCACCGCGGACGGCGATCTGGTCGCGCAGGCCGACTACATTCCCGCGCAGCTCGGCGCCATGTCCCTCGTCGTGCAGTCGATTCTCGAGCGCTGGCGCGGACGGATCTCCGAGCACGACGCGTTTATCTGCAATCACCCCTACCAGGGCGCCATGCATCTCCCGGACGTCAACGTCGTGATCCCCATCTTCCTCGACGGCGCACTGGCCGCGTGGGCCGGCACGGCGGCGCACCACATCGATGTGGGCGGCGTCAACCCGGGGAGCGAGGGACCCGAGCTCACCGAGCTCTACGGCGAGGGGGTCGTCATGCCTCCGGTTCGGCTCTCCATCGCCGGCGTGGAGAACGAGGACCTCGTCGCCCTGCTGACCGAGAACATCCGCGACCCGCTGTCGACGCTCAGCGATCTGCGCGCGCAGCGCGCGGCCTGCCGGCTCGGCGAGGAGCGCGTGCACGAGCTCGCCGCCCTCTACGGAGCCCCGGCTCTGCGCGAGGTGATGCAGCGCATGCTCGACTCGGTCGAGTCCGCCGTCTCGCGGCTCCTCTCCGCGCTTCCCGACGGGGTGGGCGAGGCGGAGGGAGCGCTCGACGACGACGGTCGCGGAGGCCCACCCACCCGGATCCACGCTCGCATCGAAAAACGGGGCAGCCGGCTCACCATCGATCTCTCGGGATCGGATCCCCAGACCGCCGGAGCGATGAACATCCCGTGGGCGAGCGCGCGTGCGGGGCTCGTCTACGCCGTCCGCTGCGTCGTCGCACCCGGCCTCGGCTCGAACGACGGGCTCCTGCGCGCACTCGACATCATCGCCCCAGAAGGTTCGGTCGTGAATCCCCGGCACCCGGCAGCCGTCTCGATCCGGCACAATTCCTGCCAGCGTCTCGCCGACACGCTCATCCGAGCGATGTACGAGATCTGGCCGGATCGCGCCGTCGCCTCGAGCACGGTGACCTTCTTCAGCTTCAATGTCGGTTCGACCCACCCGCGCACCGATCGACCGTCCGTCATGGCCGATGTCGTCGGCGGGGGCACGGGCGCCACCCCGACCGGCGACGGCATCGACGGCGTCGACACCTATATGTCGAACGTCGGCATCATGCCGACGGAGGTCGTCGAGACCAACTACCGCATCCGCGTCCGGAAGACGGAGTTCCGCCCCGGCTCCCAGGGGCTCGGAGAGTTCAACGGCGGTCTGGGTCTGGTGCGAGAGTACGAGATCCTCGATCACCCGCAGCACGCGACGTTCTACGCCGAGCAGACCGACGCGCGATTCGCTCCGGAGGGCGCCGGGGAGGGCGGCCCCGCCCGGCCGACGATCATCACCGTGATCGGGCCCGACGGCGCAGTGCTCGACCGCCCGCAGAAGACGTCGCGGGTGCTCGAGCCCGGCACCGTCGTCCGTGTCGAAACCGCGGGCGGTGGCGGGTTCGGGGATCCGGCGCACCGCTCGGCGGAGCTCCGGAGTCGCGACGCCCGCGAGGGACGGCTGGGAGCGCCGAACCTCGACGACCACCGACCGGCTTCGACCGGTCCCGTCACGAAGGAGGCATGA
- a CDS encoding hydantoinase/oxoprolinase family protein, with the protein MTARQWTISIDAGGTFTDAIARRSDGEVREAKVASTPQDPSQGLRDAVASLEALGVPLTEVALVCHGTTVATNATLTGSLGRAALVTTRGFRDVLGFRQQNRPDVYSLTPERPSELISRELRFDLDERLDSAGRVLSPIDPAELTDLIERLRAADPEAIAVSFLFSYLNDAHERVVGQALRAAFPDRPVTLSSEVAREFREYPRTATTAINAALRPLVERYLNRASAALAASGVSSPLLVMQSNGGSVPAARAGAEAHRLVLSGPAGGVAGLAALAVSLDEPNLISLDMGGTSTDVCLLRDGRIPFTTVQHVQDHTLLAPTVDIHTIGAGGGSIAWIDQAGSLKVGPASAKAVPGPACYGRGGIEPTISDAHVVLGTLGAGALAGGLVIDRDLARQAVQRIAEPLGMSVEEGAEAILAIGLAHMVRAVRKVSVERGLDSRDFALVPFGGAGPLHAGMMLRHLALKSAIIPLRPGLFAADGLLVAGLRLDHSQTLLSDASAETSASLSEWFDDAAAEAVEQFQHDGIAADRISTTASLDCRYRGQGFELNIPLTDWNPETLQRVPELFHAAHGERYGHSNVLEPVEIVTARLTSNGDVDRTLEHARESVPRPLDDAAVLARRDVRLPGIGAVELPVIDRSRLLPGTDFTGPAIIQQMDATTIILPGQRCRVASTLDIVVTEPTRNEDAR; encoded by the coding sequence ATGACCGCACGGCAGTGGACGATCAGCATCGACGCCGGAGGGACCTTCACCGACGCCATCGCGCGCCGCTCCGACGGCGAGGTGCGCGAGGCGAAGGTCGCCTCCACGCCCCAGGACCCGTCGCAGGGACTGCGCGATGCCGTGGCCTCCCTCGAGGCGCTCGGGGTGCCCCTCACCGAGGTCGCGCTCGTGTGCCACGGCACGACCGTCGCCACCAATGCCACGCTCACCGGATCGCTGGGTCGAGCCGCTCTCGTGACCACCCGCGGGTTCCGCGACGTGCTCGGGTTTCGGCAGCAGAATCGGCCCGACGTCTACAGCCTCACGCCGGAACGCCCCTCGGAGCTCATCTCCCGCGAGCTCCGCTTCGACCTCGACGAGCGGCTTGACTCTGCCGGCCGGGTGCTGTCCCCGATCGACCCGGCGGAACTGACGGACCTGATCGAACGCCTCCGCGCCGCGGATCCCGAGGCCATCGCGGTGTCGTTCCTGTTCAGCTATCTCAATGACGCGCACGAGCGCGTCGTCGGCCAGGCCCTCCGAGCGGCCTTCCCCGACCGCCCGGTGACGCTCTCGTCGGAGGTGGCCCGAGAGTTCCGGGAGTATCCGCGCACCGCGACGACCGCGATCAACGCCGCACTGCGTCCGCTCGTCGAGCGATACCTGAACCGCGCGAGCGCAGCGCTCGCTGCCAGCGGCGTCTCGTCGCCGCTGCTCGTCATGCAGTCGAACGGCGGCAGCGTCCCCGCGGCCCGCGCCGGCGCCGAAGCGCACCGGCTGGTCCTCTCCGGCCCGGCCGGCGGTGTCGCGGGCCTGGCGGCCCTCGCCGTATCGCTCGACGAGCCCAACCTGATCAGCCTCGACATGGGCGGTACGTCCACCGACGTCTGCCTGCTCCGCGACGGACGGATCCCGTTCACGACCGTGCAGCACGTGCAGGATCACACACTGCTCGCCCCGACGGTGGACATCCACACCATCGGCGCCGGCGGCGGCAGCATCGCATGGATCGATCAAGCCGGCAGCCTGAAGGTCGGACCGGCCTCGGCGAAGGCGGTGCCCGGGCCGGCCTGTTACGGGCGCGGCGGCATCGAACCGACCATCAGTGACGCCCATGTCGTGCTCGGCACGCTCGGCGCCGGCGCGCTCGCGGGCGGGCTCGTCATCGATCGTGACCTGGCGAGGCAGGCCGTGCAGCGGATCGCCGAGCCGCTCGGGATGTCGGTCGAGGAGGGCGCTGAAGCGATTCTCGCCATCGGACTGGCGCACATGGTCCGGGCGGTGCGCAAGGTCAGCGTGGAGCGCGGCCTCGATTCTCGGGACTTCGCCCTCGTCCCGTTCGGCGGCGCCGGTCCCCTCCACGCCGGCATGATGCTCCGGCATCTGGCGCTCAAGTCCGCGATCATCCCGCTGCGGCCGGGCCTCTTCGCCGCCGACGGTCTCCTCGTCGCCGGGCTGCGACTCGATCACTCCCAGACCCTGCTGAGCGATGCCTCGGCGGAGACGTCCGCGTCGCTCAGCGAGTGGTTCGATGATGCCGCGGCCGAGGCCGTGGAGCAGTTCCAGCACGACGGCATCGCGGCCGACCGCATCTCGACCACCGCCTCGCTCGATTGCCGGTACCGGGGCCAGGGCTTCGAGCTCAACATCCCTCTCACCGATTGGAATCCGGAGACCCTGCAGCGCGTGCCCGAGCTTTTCCATGCAGCGCACGGCGAACGCTACGGTCACAGCAATGTGCTGGAGCCCGTCGAGATCGTGACCGCCCGTCTCACCTCGAACGGCGACGTGGACCGCACCCTTGAACATGCACGGGAGAGCGTCCCTCGGCCACTCGACGATGCAGCGGTCCTCGCGAGACGGGACGTGCGACTCCCGGGGATCGGGGCCGTGGAGCTCCCGGTCATCGATCGCTCCCGACTCCTCCCCGGCACCGACTTCACCGGACCGGCCATCATCCAGCAGATGGACGCGACCACGATCATCCTTCCGGGGCAACGATGCCGGGTGGCCAGCACCCTCGACATCGTCGTCACCGAACCGACCCGAAACGAGGACGCACGATGA
- a CDS encoding SDR family NAD(P)-dependent oxidoreductase, which translates to MSGVTNDRGAAPRPVAIVTGAASGIGLAAARRFLRSGFAVGICDRSEALHRLFTAEIRDGLAVAVIGDVTDAGVRGALVDAVRSSFGRLDVLVNNAATGGESATVGALDLDDLRRTLEVNVVAVIGLVQLALPLLVASGAGRIVNVGSLFGDEPVAGGAPYCVSKGAIHTLTRSLAVELGPQNIVCNTVAPGYILTPMHAEEVEFQAAERGMTAEERYAELRSEVPLGRHGTPDDVASTILWLATPESAYVTGQKIAVNGGVAVG; encoded by the coding sequence ATGTCAGGAGTCACCAATGACCGGGGAGCGGCGCCGCGACCCGTCGCGATCGTGACGGGCGCCGCGTCGGGGATCGGCCTGGCGGCCGCCCGCCGATTCCTCCGATCGGGGTTCGCGGTCGGCATCTGCGATCGCTCCGAGGCGCTGCACCGTCTGTTCACGGCGGAGATCCGGGACGGGCTGGCCGTGGCGGTCATCGGTGATGTGACGGATGCCGGGGTGCGCGGTGCACTCGTAGATGCCGTGCGCTCGAGCTTCGGTCGACTCGACGTCCTCGTGAACAATGCCGCCACGGGAGGGGAGTCCGCCACGGTCGGTGCGCTCGACCTCGACGACCTCCGTCGGACCCTGGAGGTCAACGTGGTCGCCGTGATCGGACTCGTCCAGCTGGCCCTGCCGCTGCTCGTCGCATCCGGTGCGGGTCGGATCGTGAACGTGGGCTCACTGTTCGGCGACGAACCCGTGGCGGGCGGGGCGCCCTACTGCGTCAGCAAGGGTGCGATTCACACGCTGACACGCTCCCTCGCGGTGGAGCTCGGACCGCAGAACATCGTCTGCAACACGGTTGCGCCGGGGTACATCCTCACCCCGATGCACGCCGAGGAGGTCGAGTTCCAGGCGGCGGAGCGGGGCATGACGGCCGAGGAGCGGTACGCGGAGCTCCGGTCCGAGGTGCCACTCGGTCGCCACGGTACACCCGATGACGTGGCGTCGACGATCCTCTGGCTCGCGACGCCCGAGAGCGCCTACGTCACCGGGCAGAAGATCGCGGTGAACGGAGGGGTGGCGGTCGGATGA
- a CDS encoding SDR family NAD(P)-dependent oxidoreductase gives MIECQGAPGLVIAGDAGPVVGALIRLAVARGWRVACVGRHSDPELERAGAECIQVDSTESEAIESALSRLTSSWRQPPAALVYAGGIEAPLAAVTESVTRWDRVQDRQLGAAFVFAQAGAREMLRLRGGAPVDDGSIVFLGEASAARGIPGYPRASSGAAVTGMTGMMRQLAVEWGPYGIRVNMLQAGLIAGGGLQPEELSRRIPLGREGSPEEVAEACYYLISRASSYVTGVALAVDGGFLAT, from the coding sequence ATGATCGAGTGCCAGGGGGCGCCGGGCCTGGTGATCGCGGGAGACGCCGGGCCGGTCGTCGGTGCGCTCATCCGGCTCGCGGTGGCGCGGGGCTGGCGCGTGGCCTGCGTGGGACGTCACTCGGACCCCGAACTGGAACGGGCGGGCGCGGAGTGCATCCAGGTCGATTCCACGGAGTCCGAGGCGATCGAATCGGCGCTGTCGCGCCTCACCTCCTCGTGGCGGCAGCCGCCGGCGGCACTGGTCTACGCGGGAGGGATCGAGGCGCCGCTTGCGGCGGTCACCGAGTCGGTCACCCGCTGGGACCGGGTGCAGGACCGGCAATTGGGCGCCGCTTTTGTGTTCGCGCAGGCGGGCGCCAGGGAGATGCTCCGGTTGCGTGGCGGGGCTCCCGTCGACGACGGCTCGATCGTCTTTCTGGGAGAGGCCTCGGCGGCCCGCGGCATCCCGGGGTATCCGAGGGCGTCGTCCGGCGCCGCCGTCACGGGTATGACCGGGATGATGCGGCAACTGGCGGTGGAGTGGGGGCCCTACGGGATCCGGGTGAACATGCTCCAGGCCGGGCTCATCGCGGGTGGCGGCCTGCAGCCGGAGGAACTCTCCCGGAGGATCCCGCTGGGGCGCGAAGGGAGCCCCGAGGAGGTCGCGGAAGCTTGCTACTATCTGATCAGCAGGGCCTCGTCGTACGTCACGGGAGTGGCGCTCGCCGTCGACGGAGGGTTCTTGGCCACCTGA